A region of the Clostridia bacterium genome:
GTCAATGGCGATAAATTAGAAAAAGACGCTAAGTTTACTAAAAATATATCTTATTATGCAAGGTATATTGCAGAGGGTCAATCTCCAACCACCTTTACAGTCAAGTTTTTTGACGGTTTAACGCAAATAGGGCAAGACGTTGTTGGCACTGCCGAACAGCTTATAGTTCCTCCTATGCCACCGGCCAAAAAAGGTTTTGTGTTTAGCGGTTGGTACGACCAACAAATAGGCGGTACAAAGTTGCCATTTGGCGCAAAATTTACTAAAAACGTAACTTACTACGCAAGGTACGAAGTAATGAAGACCGAAGGCGAAATTGAAGGCGACGTCAATGACGCCGTCGATAAGAGTCCTACTCTTTCTAGCGGTAATGTTGCGTTAGATATCATAACCAAACAAGTTCTTAAAAAAATACTTGTTTCTACTTGCATTAAGTTGACGTTTAGCGGTGTTATGCAAGATAAGATTGCTATTTTGTTAGATATTTTTACCAACCCTAATAGCGAAATAGTTAGCTTAATAAATCAAATTAAGACAGCGCCTACCCCCGAACTTATTACAAAACTTATTGGATTGATTAAGCTTGACGACTTTACCCCCGACGAAGTAGCAACTATTGTTAAGGCGCTTGTCGAGTCAACCTTAGACACAGCCTCAAAGAGTTCAACCTATGACGAACTTGTAACCGAACTTAATAAATATGTCGCTACTTTTACCAAAGAACAAGTCAGCGAATATGCTTTTTACGCAGAACTAACTCTTATTAGAGATTACTACGGCAATTACGGAAAATATGTATTTAACAATACCGATATGCCAGAAGTAGAATATAACGATTTTGTAGCTTTAATGAGGAGTTTGCCCGATTACAACGCTACTACTTTAAATTCTACTACATACCAAACCTTAGTCGCTACGGCTACGTTTGAGCGTCCAAATCCCGTAATGGACTTTGTCAACAAGATTATCGCATCTATGGGCAAAGATTATTCTGGCGCAGTAGCGGGTGAGGGTTCGCTTATAGCTAGACTTGCAAACGAGTCCAAACGCATAGAGGCTCTTCCTCAAAAACAAGCGATGGCAGATTCTTTTGCTAAGGCGACAACTTTACAAAAGACGCTTACCGTGCGTTTGGCAAATATAATTAAGGCTAACGCTACGGCAACCGCCGAAGATTTAACTTTTTTACAAGATTGGTCTATTGAGTGGAAAGCGATATTTAAGGACACTAAGATTACTCCTCCGCAAACAGTAGAGGGATTAACGGCTAAATATATTGCCGAGCTTACAGTTCAAATGACTAGTGATATGCACGCTCTCGAAATGGCGCTTAAAGACTACGTTTCTTACGCTAACGCTCTAACGGCTATAAAGTTAATGCCTCTTGTTAGCTATCAAGTGACCCAAGTATTGTTTAGCGAGGCTTACATTAGCAAAGATTTACAAAAAAGTTTTATAGATTTAATTAAGCCTACAATAAAGACTTACGCAGAGTTGAAAGGTAATTCTACAAAGATAGAGCCTTACATTCAACTGTTTAAGAGCGGTAATATTACTGACAAGCAATATTTAGAGTTTATTAAATTAGTTAAAGATTCGGCAAATTTAGTTAATTCCTATACTACCAAGAATGGTAATTCGCTCAACACTTTTGCCGACAAGATAGGTGTTTTGACAAGTAAATTTAAAGCGACACAGGATATTCCAATTACAGATATTATAAAAAGTTTAATCAGCGTAGGCAAAGAATTACCCCTACTCGCTACTACAATATTAGATACGTTGAATAAACAACTGCTAATTGATATCTTTTCGCTTACAAATGAAGATTCTGTGCCGGCAAATGCGGTGATTGTTCTAGCCAGAATAGTTACGACAATCAATTCCAGTTTAACTGACGAACAAATATCCGCCCTTATTCCAACGCTACTTAATAGTTTAAGCGGACAAGTTAAGAGCGCTATGTTCTCGGCTTTACTTTCAAGCGGTCTATTTACAATGACAACACAAGATACCGAAATTGTAAATAAATATACTAAGGCGCAAGAAATAACTAGACTACTCGCTCTATTTAATTCGCAAATTGCGCAGGGCGAAAATGCTGTTAAAGCGACTTACAACAAGTTAATTGAGCTAACTCAAATTACAGTTACAATCACCGACTTTGCTTCGCAAACACAAGTTAACGCCTTTGTAACTGCCGTTAAGGGCGTATTAGATGGGTTAAATATTGACTCGCTTGATAATCAAGTTAGCAATATAATGATATTTAAACTTCAAACGGCGATTACAAAATATAACGCCCGTGACGAAATTTCGGCAATTGCAAGTTTGCCTTTGCTCACTTCAAGTTCGGGGGCGGAATATGTAACTTTCTTAACCACGCTCAACGCTTATTTTGCAAAAGTTGGCATAACGGAAATTGACGGCGCTACTTACCTTTCGCAATTAATAGCTATTATTAATACCCTTAAATTGTTAGGAAACACTACGCCGACAGTTACTCCTTAAAGTTATAACAGCTCCAATTATTTTAAAATCTTAAAAAAAAGAAACACTTTTAAAGTGTTTCTTTTTTAGTATATCAAAGACAATAAATATTATATTTAAATAACGCAAATTTGCCAAGAATTTCTTAATATCTTGTATTTATATAAAATGCTATTTATTAAGCCTTTCTACTAGATAAGGCATAGCTTTTTCAAATTCTACGCCGTACCAATGGCTTTTATCGGGAATTGTTTGCTTGATACATTCGACAGTGTAATCAACGGCAATGCTTGCTGATTCGTTAAGAGATTTGCCCCTCATTAAAGAACCAACTAGACAGCTTGCGTATACGTCGCCTGTGCCGTGCATAGCTATGTCAATTTTGTTTTGGAAATAGTAATATACGCAATCTTTGGCGTGGTTATATACGCATACGCCAAGTTTATCTTCTTCAAAGCTAACGCCGGTAAGCACTACGTCGGCATTTGTTAGTTTGGTAAAGCTACGGCACAAGTTTTCAATATATCTTCGGTCGTAACCTTTTTCGACATAGGGGATATCTAGTAGGAATGACGCTTCGGTTAGGTTAGGCACAATTATGTCGGCTTTTTTGATAAGTTTAGCCATTTCTTTTACAAACGCTGGGGTAAACCCCGTGTAAAGAACTCCGCCGTCAGCCATAACCGGGTCAATTACAATTTTTGCGTCTTTGCCAAAGTCGGCAAACATTTTATCAATAATGCCTATTTGTTCAACGCTACCAATATAGCCGGTATAGATTGAGTCGAAGGAAAAGTTTTGCTCTTGCCAATGTTTTGCAATTTTGCTCATTTCGTTAGTTAGGTCAAGAAAAGTATAATTGTTAAATTTGTAAGTGTGCGTAGACAACACTGCGGTTGGCATTATACAGCACTCAACTCCGCAAGCTGAGATTATAGGTAGAGCCACTGTAAGCGAACACTGTCCTATGCAAGAGATGTCTTGAATCGTAAGTATTTTTTTCATCGTCTATTCTCCTTAATTGTTCCAAATAATTATCTAATATTTAGGGTTTTTTGTCAACCCAAATACCCTTGCAAACTTAGATTTGATTACTATTTATACGTTTTTTAACTATTTCAGTCAAAACGCTTTATTCTTTTTTTAGTATTGTTAAGCGTTTGCTTTTAACTTAGCGTTGTGATAAAATTGATATACTATTAAAGAAGGTTTTGCTAAGTGAAGGAATTTTTCTTTGCCGTAAATGGCATAATGCCAATTATTATACTCGTAGCCGTCGGTTACCTACTTAAAAAGCTAAGAATTTTTAATGACAATTTTTTAAGCGTGGCAAACAAAGTTTGTTTTAAGGTATTTTTGCCCTGTATGTTATTTATTAACATCTATACTATTAAAGATTTTACCCATATTAACTGGCAATTAGTATTATTCGCCGTTATCGCAACATTAATTATTTTTGCTCTCGGTCTAGTAATAGGCAAACTCAGCACAAACGACTTATCACAGCGTGGCGTAATAGCGATGTGTGTGTTTAGACCTAACTCCGTTATTATAGGTTTGTCGCTAGTAACTTCTATTTATGGCGAAATCGGCGGTGGTACTATGGCGTTACTGCTTGCGTTTACAATACCTTTGTTTAATATTCTAAGCATAATAACTTTTTCGGTTTATAACAAAAATGAAAAACTTAATGTTGGCAAAACATTACTCAACCTTATTAAAAATCCTTTGACAATAAGTATTTTAATAGCTTTTGGCGCTCTTTTTGTAAGATATTTACTTAGTCTAGGCGATATTTCATTTAGACTTACCGATATTTCATTTATTTATCAATCGATAAAGACGCTTGGCGGACTTGCAACGCCCCTTGCCCTATTAGTTTTGGGAGGACAATTTGCCTTTTCTTCGGCAAAACAATTTGCAAAGCCCATTACGATTGGAGTGCTATGCAGACTTGTTATTATGCCGATTGCAACGTTTATTGTTGCGTACTATTTTTTCGACTTTACTCAAATAGAATTTGCTTGTTTGATGTGTTTGTTTGCAGCTCCGCTTGCTGTGACTAGCGTAGTAATGGCAAGCGAAATGAATTCTTCCGCCGAACTTGCCGGTCAATTAGTTGTTTGGACAACCTTACTTAGCTTTGTAACTTTATTTGTGTATATTATGACTTTTGGCAGTCTTGGTTTAATTTAGTTTAGCATTTTATTGTAGTTACATTTTGTACATATATATTAAAAAAACCTTCTATAATATTATAGAAGGTTTTTTAAAGATGTTTATAATTAAACTAGGAATATTTCAAGTTTTTATAATTTCTATTTCAATTCTTGTTTTACAAGAATTTTAGTAATTTCGCCAACATATAAGGTATGATAATCGTTATTTTTATAGATTTCTTTACATAGTTTGTCGTCGACAAAACTTTGGGGTGTAAATTCCTGCGCATAAAGTTTTTGGCATAGTAGCACGGTATTTGCCTGCGTAAAGTAGGGGGTAGCGTCTTTGTCGCAAGTTTCAAGTTTGCTAATTTTAATTTTGTCGACATCTTTGCCCGATACCGAACCCAAATAGCCTAACTGGTCTTTATACTTTTGGTCAAAAAAAGATAATGAAAAGGTAGATGAGTTGTCGACAAATTGTTTAGTGTATCGAGTTGGCCTAATGACGATAAAGGCGACATTTTTATTCCATAGTACGCCAAGCCCGCCCCAAGACGCCGTCATTGTATTAATTTTTCCGTTGTGACTAGCGGTAATTAACATCCATTCTTGCCCGATTGCGACAAATGGGTTTTTATTAAATTGTTCTATCTCTACTTGTTTAAATTCAGTCATTGTTTACTCCTTTAATTTAAATACCAGTTAAATATATTTTATCATAGTATTTAAAAACTTACAACTTGCAATTTGTTTTTCTTTTAATTAATTGTAAAATAATTACAATTATGTTATTATTTAAATATGAAAAAAGATGATGACTTATTATTAGATATAGTTGATTTAGGCGCTAACGGCGAGGGAATCGCCCACGTCGATAATCAAACTATTTTTGTTCCCTACGCATTAGTCGGTGAAAAAGTTAGCGCAAAGGTCGACTTTTGTAAAAATGGTATTGCTTTTACGCATCTTAAAAAAGTTATAACTCAAAGTCCGCATAGGGTGGCTCCGCCCTGCGAAGTGTTTGGAGAATGCGGTGGTTGTCAACTTCAACATCTTGCTTACGAACAGCAACTTGAACTTAAACGAGCTAATGTTTCCAACAATTTTAAAAAAATTGCCAAACTTGACGTTACTTGCGACAATGTAATATGGCAAGCTAAATATGGTTATCGCAATAAATTGCAAATGCCAATTTCGCAAATTGATGGTAAACTGGCGTTTGGATTTTACAAAAACTCAACGCACGATATAATTGAGGTTGACAAATGTATTTTACATGGCGACTGGTGTGGCAAGCTTATCAATATCGTCAAGACTTTTGCTGAGGAAAATGGCATTTTAGGTTACTGCGAAAGTGACGACAGCGGTCTATTAAAGCACCTAGTAGCTAGATATATCAACAAACAGCTGATGGTTTGTCTAGTAATTTTTGGAGAAACATTGCCAAATCACGGTCAACTATACAAGGCCTTAAAAGAAAAATTTAGTTCGGTCAGTCTATACATCAATATAAATAAAGTAAAAAACAATGTAATTTTGGGCAAAAAATATGTTCTTTTAGGTGGCGAAAAGTCAATAAAAACCAACGTTTTATGGCTAAAAGTCGAAGTTCAACCTGCAAGTTTTATGCAAATTAATGATGGAATTAGAGATAAAATTTATTCTACGGCGCTTAGCAAAGTGGGTCGCACAAATGTACTAATCGATGCTTACAGTGGCGCTGGGGTGCTTTCAGCCCTTCTGGCGGGCAAGTTTGAACAAGTAACGGGTATTGAGATAGTCAAAGAGGCAGTCGAAGACGCCCAAGCGCTTGTAAAAGCAAACAACATTTCTAACTGCAATTTTGTTTTAGGCGACTGCTCGCAAGAGCTAGGCAAGGTTGCAAAAGCGTACGTTGAACAAGGCAAGACAATTACTCTAATAGTCGACCCGCCCCGAAAGGGTTGCGACAAGTCTGTAATCGAGGCAATCGCCAACGCTAAGCCTGATTACCTTCTTTATATTTCTTGCAACAGCGCTACTCTCGCCCGTGACATCGCCTACCTTCTCGACCTTGCGTCTGACTACGCCCTTTCTCCGCCCGCCCTCTTCGATATGTTCCCCCAAACTAAACACGTCGAGTGCGTGGTGTTGATGTCAAGGAAACAATAAATTTTCAATAAAGATTATTTATATCTGGCGTATACCTAACAAAATCATTATTAACATAAAGTTGTTGCGTTATACAATCGTAGGTTTATATAAATCAGGGGTTTCTAAGCGCATACACGAAATAGAAACCAAATAATTTGACAAAAATCATTTAATGATAGAATTATTAAAATGAAAAGGGGTATCGTGAGGCATGGCAACACATAGATGAAAATTCCTTGAAACGGAAAGAAAATTGTTTTTAGCAAACTAAATTTATAGAATAGGAGGGGAATATTTTGGTTCGTGTAGCGCAAACAGATGATGCAGTTCAATTAGAAATGTTAAACAATGAGTTTAATGGTAAAGGTGAAACTTCTCTCGAAAATATTAGGAAATCTTTACTTAACAACGAAAGAGAAATTGTTGTTGTATACTGTGATAGGAATTTACTTGTTGGCTTCACGTGTGTACAATTAAAAAAATCTTTTTGCTATGATGACTATATGCCTGAAATTACAGAGGTATATGTAAAAGTCGAATATCGCAATAGAGGTATCGCAACAGCTATGATTACATTTGCAGAAGATTATTGCAAACACAATTTTGGAGTGCATGAATTTGAACTTCTTACTGGGGAAAATAATAATACTGCGCAAAAAGTTTATCAAAAAATAGGATACGCTGGCGACGGGGAAATACATTTAAGCAAAAGAGTAAGATAGAAATATTAGCTTTATCAACCACGCAAAATGAGCATAATACGAAGTTGATATGTTCCCTAACACCGATAAACGCAGTGGATATGTTGCCACAAACGGACAAAGAACAAGACACACTATTTGACGTACTTCCACTCAACTTGCGCAACGGTTGAAGTTCTTGCGTGTTTTGTGCGCAAATAAGAAATAGACTATCTAAACTACTTATATACCGATAGGGTTAAGCGTAACGGCTTACTCTATCGGTATTTTTAATGCTTTTTATTTGTAGACTTAACAGTTGCGATAGATTAATTAAAATGGTTGATTATTTTAGCGTAGATAAATGTTTATCTAAGTTAAATTAATTAGCGTATAGATTATGCGAATATATTGATA
Encoded here:
- a CDS encoding AEC family transporter; translation: MKEFFFAVNGIMPIIILVAVGYLLKKLRIFNDNFLSVANKVCFKVFLPCMLFINIYTIKDFTHINWQLVLFAVIATLIIFALGLVIGKLSTNDLSQRGVIAMCVFRPNSVIIGLSLVTSIYGEIGGGTMALLLAFTIPLFNILSIITFSVYNKNEKLNVGKTLLNLIKNPLTISILIAFGALFVRYLLSLGDISFRLTDISFIYQSIKTLGGLATPLALLVLGGQFAFSSAKQFAKPITIGVLCRLVIMPIATFIVAYYFFDFTQIEFACLMCLFAAPLAVTSVVMASEMNSSAELAGQLVVWTTLLSFVTLFVYIMTFGSLGLI
- a CDS encoding GNAT family N-acetyltransferase, translating into MVRVAQTDDAVQLEMLNNEFNGKGETSLENIRKSLLNNEREIVVVYCDRNLLVGFTCVQLKKSFCYDDYMPEITEVYVKVEYRNRGIATAMITFAEDYCKHNFGVHEFELLTGENNNTAQKVYQKIGYAGDGEIHLSKRVR
- the rlmD gene encoding 23S rRNA (uracil(1939)-C(5))-methyltransferase RlmD → MKKDDDLLLDIVDLGANGEGIAHVDNQTIFVPYALVGEKVSAKVDFCKNGIAFTHLKKVITQSPHRVAPPCEVFGECGGCQLQHLAYEQQLELKRANVSNNFKKIAKLDVTCDNVIWQAKYGYRNKLQMPISQIDGKLAFGFYKNSTHDIIEVDKCILHGDWCGKLINIVKTFAEENGILGYCESDDSGLLKHLVARYINKQLMVCLVIFGETLPNHGQLYKALKEKFSSVSLYININKVKNNVILGKKYVLLGGEKSIKTNVLWLKVEVQPASFMQINDGIRDKIYSTALSKVGRTNVLIDAYSGAGVLSALLAGKFEQVTGIEIVKEAVEDAQALVKANNISNCNFVLGDCSQELGKVAKAYVEQGKTITLIVDPPRKGCDKSVIEAIANAKPDYLLYISCNSATLARDIAYLLDLASDYALSPPALFDMFPQTKHVECVVLMSRKQ
- a CDS encoding flavin reductase, whose amino-acid sequence is MTEFKQVEIEQFNKNPFVAIGQEWMLITASHNGKINTMTASWGGLGVLWNKNVAFIVIRPTRYTKQFVDNSSTFSLSFFDQKYKDQLGYLGSVSGKDVDKIKISKLETCDKDATPYFTQANTVLLCQKLYAQEFTPQSFVDDKLCKEIYKNNDYHTLYVGEITKILVKQELK
- a CDS encoding pyridoxamine kinase; the encoded protein is MKKILTIQDISCIGQCSLTVALPIISACGVECCIMPTAVLSTHTYKFNNYTFLDLTNEMSKIAKHWQEQNFSFDSIYTGYIGSVEQIGIIDKMFADFGKDAKIVIDPVMADGGVLYTGFTPAFVKEMAKLIKKADIIVPNLTEASFLLDIPYVEKGYDRRYIENLCRSFTKLTNADVVLTGVSFEEDKLGVCVYNHAKDCVYYYFQNKIDIAMHGTGDVYASCLVGSLMRGKSLNESASIAVDYTVECIKQTIPDKSHWYGVEFEKAMPYLVERLNK
- a CDS encoding InlB B-repeat-containing protein, whose protein sequence is MKRYVKSLVSILLAVVMLFTFVGCDDTLFVVKFFDGTEQIGKDVAGTSSKVIVPVTAPTKVGYTFEGWFDAKIDGNKFVDGTKFTQNITYYARYTKDAEPTVTYTVKFFDGDIQVGQDVVGAPEQVIVAPTAPTKAGFIFTGWFDQKVNGDKLEKDAKFTKNISYYARYIAEGQSPTTFTVKFFDGLTQIGQDVVGTAEQLIVPPMPPAKKGFVFSGWYDQQIGGTKLPFGAKFTKNVTYYARYEVMKTEGEIEGDVNDAVDKSPTLSSGNVALDIITKQVLKKILVSTCIKLTFSGVMQDKIAILLDIFTNPNSEIVSLINQIKTAPTPELITKLIGLIKLDDFTPDEVATIVKALVESTLDTASKSSTYDELVTELNKYVATFTKEQVSEYAFYAELTLIRDYYGNYGKYVFNNTDMPEVEYNDFVALMRSLPDYNATTLNSTTYQTLVATATFERPNPVMDFVNKIIASMGKDYSGAVAGEGSLIARLANESKRIEALPQKQAMADSFAKATTLQKTLTVRLANIIKANATATAEDLTFLQDWSIEWKAIFKDTKITPPQTVEGLTAKYIAELTVQMTSDMHALEMALKDYVSYANALTAIKLMPLVSYQVTQVLFSEAYISKDLQKSFIDLIKPTIKTYAELKGNSTKIEPYIQLFKSGNITDKQYLEFIKLVKDSANLVNSYTTKNGNSLNTFADKIGVLTSKFKATQDIPITDIIKSLISVGKELPLLATTILDTLNKQLLIDIFSLTNEDSVPANAVIVLARIVTTINSSLTDEQISALIPTLLNSLSGQVKSAMFSALLSSGLFTMTTQDTEIVNKYTKAQEITRLLALFNSQIAQGENAVKATYNKLIELTQITVTITDFASQTQVNAFVTAVKGVLDGLNIDSLDNQVSNIMIFKLQTAITKYNARDEISAIASLPLLTSSSGAEYVTFLTTLNAYFAKVGITEIDGATYLSQLIAIINTLKLLGNTTPTVTP